The Aureispira anguillae genome contains a region encoding:
- a CDS encoding LytR/AlgR family response regulator transcription factor, with translation MIDTVIIDDEQAAQITLMRFLQMHCPNVNIVGTADGVEEGLKLLESKKADLVFLDIKMNDGTGFDLLKRLPEMNFKLVFTTAYDEYALKAFKYSAIDYLLKPIDPLELIDAVGKVEPKSTKKTNTAQSVDSMFELYKENKFDKIAIPSVDEFHFVRISEIIRCEASSNYTIIYLSTGKKIVAPKTLKEFEELLVSEGFFRVHQSHLINLSHIQQFMKTKNKIRMVDASEVEVSRRKKTLFMELINMRKL, from the coding sequence ATGATAGATACTGTAATAATAGATGATGAACAAGCTGCACAAATTACCTTGATGCGCTTTCTTCAAATGCACTGTCCCAATGTAAATATTGTAGGAACGGCAGATGGGGTAGAAGAGGGGCTAAAGTTATTGGAAAGCAAAAAAGCGGATCTTGTATTTTTGGATATAAAAATGAACGATGGAACGGGCTTTGATTTGTTGAAACGCTTACCTGAGATGAACTTCAAGCTAGTTTTTACGACCGCTTATGACGAGTATGCCCTAAAGGCGTTTAAATATTCAGCAATTGATTATCTGCTCAAACCAATTGATCCTTTGGAGTTGATTGATGCCGTTGGCAAAGTAGAACCTAAGAGTACCAAAAAGACGAATACTGCTCAAAGCGTAGACAGTATGTTTGAGTTATACAAGGAAAATAAATTTGATAAAATTGCGATTCCATCGGTTGATGAATTCCATTTTGTTAGAATTTCTGAAATTATTCGTTGCGAGGCTAGCAGCAATTATACGATTATATACTTAAGCACAGGCAAAAAAATTGTTGCGCCCAAAACACTCAAAGAATTTGAAGAATTATTGGTTTCTGAAGGCTTTTTTAGAGTACATCAATCGCATTTGATTAATCTCAGCCATATTCAGCAGTTTATGAAGACTAAAAATAAAATTAGAATGGTAGATGCCTCCGAAGTAGAAGTTTCAAGACGTAAAAAGACCTTATTTATGGAGCTAATTAATATGCGTAAGTTATAA
- a CDS encoding class I SAM-dependent methyltransferase, with protein sequence MEQDYIAINRQSWNNRTDTHLKSDFYDLDGFLKGNLSLNEIELNLLGDVKGKRILHLQCHFGQDTISLGRLGAICTGIDLSDKAINSAIQLSEQTGVSTTFICCDLYDLPNHLEGQFDIVYTSYGTIGWLPDMDKWAKIVHRFLKPSGQFIFVEFHPVVWMFDDDFQKIQYNYFNSGAIIESEDGTYADRNAAISQEYVTWNHSISEVVNSLLKNGLEINSLDEFDYSPYACFRNTVEFAPKKHRIKHLEDKIPMVYAIKATKK encoded by the coding sequence GTGGAACAGGATTATATAGCAATCAATAGACAATCTTGGAATAATAGAACAGATACGCATTTAAAATCTGATTTTTATGATCTTGATGGGTTCCTAAAGGGAAATTTGTCACTAAATGAAATCGAATTAAATTTGCTTGGCGATGTAAAAGGTAAACGTATTTTGCATCTACAATGTCATTTTGGGCAAGACACCATTTCTTTGGGACGATTAGGAGCTATATGTACAGGAATAGACTTATCTGATAAAGCAATTAATAGTGCCATTCAACTCTCAGAACAAACGGGAGTATCAACGACTTTTATTTGTTGTGACCTTTACGATTTACCCAATCATTTGGAAGGACAATTTGATATTGTTTATACCAGTTACGGTACAATTGGATGGTTACCCGATATGGATAAATGGGCAAAAATAGTTCATCGTTTTTTGAAACCCAGTGGTCAATTTATCTTTGTTGAATTTCACCCTGTTGTTTGGATGTTTGATGATGATTTCCAAAAGATACAATACAATTATTTTAATTCAGGAGCTATTATTGAATCAGAGGATGGAACTTACGCCGATAGAAATGCAGCCATTAGCCAAGAATATGTAACTTGGAATCACAGCATTAGTGAAGTCGTTAATAGTTTGTTGAAAAATGGGCTTGAAATTAATAGCTTGGATGAATTTGACTATTCACCTTATGCTTGTTTTAGAAATACGGTAGAGTTTGCACCCAAAAAGCATAGAATTAAACACTTAGAAGACAAAATCCCAATGGTTTATGCCATTAAAGCAACAAAAAAATAA
- a CDS encoding nuclear transport factor 2 family protein produces MKRSLFFALFWLSSMTVGIAQSNADLIQVVDRFFVAMEAKDTVVLDSIMHDECILFSTLTRNGVPIIEPLRKASFLGFMGRAIQKKYVYDEQLWSYEVSREDNLATVWTEYTLFTGKENTVSHCGVNIFTLAKNKAQKWVITNITDTRRKTDCIEEKTPLENKDLINQLLNDWHQASTTANADAFFGAMTADCIYLGTDASERWLRDELRTWANFAFERDTAWAFTPSKREIYFSDNQKIAWFEEMLATQMGTCRASGVLCKVDGTWKIKHYDLAIMVPNDLIKDFMKLVEMGGLPEKKKRTRKKKKKS; encoded by the coding sequence ATGAAAAGAAGTTTATTTTTTGCCTTGTTTTGGCTATCATCAATGACTGTTGGTATCGCTCAATCCAATGCAGATTTGATTCAAGTAGTTGATCGTTTTTTTGTAGCAATGGAAGCAAAGGATACGGTTGTTTTGGATTCTATTATGCACGATGAATGCATTTTATTCTCAACCTTAACTAGAAATGGGGTGCCGATTATAGAGCCTTTGCGCAAGGCTTCTTTTTTGGGATTTATGGGGCGTGCTATACAAAAAAAATACGTATACGATGAGCAATTGTGGAGCTATGAGGTTAGTCGGGAAGATAATTTAGCAACTGTTTGGACGGAATATACCTTATTTACAGGAAAGGAAAATACCGTCAGTCATTGTGGGGTTAATATTTTTACCTTAGCCAAAAATAAAGCGCAAAAGTGGGTGATTACCAATATTACCGATACGAGGCGAAAAACGGATTGCATTGAAGAAAAAACACCACTCGAAAACAAAGACCTCATCAATCAGTTGCTCAATGATTGGCACCAAGCCTCAACCACTGCCAATGCAGATGCTTTTTTTGGGGCGATGACTGCCGACTGTATTTACTTGGGCACTGATGCGTCTGAACGTTGGTTGAGAGATGAACTAAGGACTTGGGCTAACTTTGCTTTTGAGCGAGATACTGCTTGGGCTTTTACCCCTTCCAAACGTGAGATTTATTTTAGTGACAATCAAAAAATAGCTTGGTTCGAAGAAATGCTAGCTACTCAAATGGGAACTTGTCGAGCTTCTGGGGTGCTTTGTAAGGTTGATGGCACTTGGAAAATAAAACATTATGACTTGGCAATCATGGTACCCAATGATTTGATAAAGGATTTTATGAAATTGGTCGAAATGGGGGGCTTACCTGAAAAGAAAAAACGAACTCGAAAGAAAAAAAAGAAATCGTAA
- a CDS encoding tetratricopeptide repeat-containing sensor histidine kinase, which produces MNYFFYLLLFFLPCLGAAQSTAFIKELKKEATNKNLDEVKRIAAYNQLTTIYYNRDVSKAKRYCGHALKMAQKDSLSIGMGNVYNNQALLSFGAGEYELAINQVIKAIQVATYLNRPTLKAIAYARLGLIYSSKGYAYKAIEYNIKAINIAKQISNKKSMVLGYYHIGKSYSHLKDTNKAVMYYNKATTYFGAEKDKNLAALIYIEQGLIYMQKNALSKAQQLMMAGLELSKKMHNTRGIAYGNYALGCLANYQQYNNQALEYFSTAQTIYEELDDDLGSAQVLEGMAKVELERGQYKAAEGYLTTALSTARASRAMVLTKDLYQTMFDVYMGGGEYKKAIRYYQKYHLVKDSIFNRDKNREIAEIQIKHKTRELEREHAELAEKHNLTLKLSEESRRNQELKNTQNWYIILALIGGLLLIVIIGLLVFRQDKLKTQIRETELEQRALRSQMNPHFMFNSLNSIQSLIATDNNAEASIYLAKFSRLMRRILQNSRQAYIPLRQEIEFLDNYIELEQRRFKEAFDYELDKNEIEDDHFVMIPPLVIQPFIENAIIHGLLRKSEKGTLKIKFEDYDKSLIKCTIMDNGIGRKAAAAFKTDQSQESLGIKITEQRLKYLTLKEKISVPFIHVIDLEDDKGVALGTQVELLLPIKYKT; this is translated from the coding sequence ATGAATTATTTTTTCTACTTATTGCTATTTTTTTTACCCTGTTTGGGAGCGGCGCAATCTACAGCTTTTATCAAAGAATTAAAAAAAGAAGCAACCAACAAAAACTTAGATGAAGTCAAGCGAATTGCTGCTTATAATCAACTGACAACTATTTATTACAATAGAGATGTAAGTAAAGCAAAACGATATTGCGGGCATGCTTTAAAAATGGCGCAAAAGGATTCTTTGTCAATCGGAATGGGCAATGTATATAACAACCAAGCTTTGTTAAGTTTTGGAGCAGGGGAGTATGAATTAGCGATCAATCAGGTAATCAAAGCGATTCAGGTGGCAACCTATCTCAATAGACCGACCCTAAAAGCCATTGCCTATGCTCGTTTAGGGTTGATTTATAGCAGTAAGGGCTATGCTTACAAGGCTATTGAATACAACATCAAAGCCATTAATATTGCCAAACAGATTAGCAATAAAAAAAGCATGGTGTTAGGGTATTATCATATTGGAAAATCCTATTCGCATCTTAAAGACACCAATAAGGCTGTTATGTACTACAATAAAGCAACGACTTATTTTGGTGCAGAAAAAGATAAGAATCTAGCGGCTTTAATTTATATAGAACAGGGCTTGATTTACATGCAAAAAAATGCGTTAAGCAAAGCGCAGCAATTAATGATGGCAGGTTTAGAACTGAGCAAAAAAATGCACAATACTAGGGGGATTGCCTATGGGAATTATGCCTTGGGTTGCTTGGCAAATTATCAACAATACAACAATCAAGCACTAGAGTATTTTAGCACGGCTCAGACCATTTATGAGGAACTGGATGATGACTTAGGAAGTGCACAGGTGTTGGAAGGAATGGCAAAGGTGGAGTTAGAAAGGGGGCAATACAAGGCTGCTGAGGGCTATCTAACAACTGCACTATCAACGGCTAGGGCTTCAAGAGCTATGGTGTTAACAAAGGATTTGTACCAAACCATGTTTGATGTTTATATGGGAGGTGGGGAGTACAAAAAAGCAATTCGTTATTATCAGAAATACCATTTGGTCAAAGATTCTATTTTTAACCGAGATAAGAATAGAGAAATTGCTGAAATTCAAATTAAACACAAAACTAGAGAGTTGGAGCGAGAGCATGCAGAGCTAGCCGAAAAACATAATTTAACCCTCAAATTAAGTGAAGAGAGTCGCCGAAATCAAGAATTAAAAAATACACAAAATTGGTACATCATTTTAGCTTTGATTGGTGGTCTGTTGCTGATTGTCATTATTGGATTACTGGTTTTTAGACAGGATAAACTAAAAACGCAAATCCGAGAAACAGAACTCGAACAACGTGCCTTGCGCTCCCAGATGAATCCTCATTTTATGTTCAACTCCTTGAATTCTATACAAAGTCTAATTGCCACAGATAATAATGCAGAAGCGAGCATCTATCTGGCTAAATTTTCTCGTCTAATGCGACGAATTTTGCAAAATTCTAGACAGGCTTATATCCCATTGCGTCAGGAAATCGAATTTTTGGATAATTATATAGAACTAGAGCAGCGCAGGTTTAAGGAAGCTTTTGATTATGAATTGGACAAAAATGAAATTGAAGACGATCATTTTGTAATGATTCCACCCTTGGTTATTCAGCCGTTTATCGAAAATGCAATCATTCATGGTTTGTTGAGAAAGTCTGAAAAGGGAACCTTGAAGATTAAATTTGAGGACTATGATAAGAGCTTAATAAAGTGTACCATTATGGATAATGGCATCGGGCGAAAAGCTGCGGCTGCCTTCAAGACCGATCAAAGCCAAGAATCATTGGGCATCAAAATCACAGAACAACGCTTAAAATACCTAACGCTCAAGGAAAAAATTTCCGTGCCTTTTATTCATGTGATTGACTTAGAAGATGATAAAGGAGTTGCGCTGGGTACGCAGGTAGAATTGTTGTTGCCCATTAAGTATAAGACCTAG